The sequence CCATAGCTGTTGCGGGCATAATTTGCATCACACCTCTGGCCCCTGCATGACTTAAAGCATCGCCTTCAAAGTTAGATTCGACCTTGGCAACTGACAATGCCAAAATTGGGTCTAGATCATATGCTATCGACTTTTCAATGATAGTATTCATCACTTTTAATTTTTCAGATTGATATGACGCTTGTGCATTATGAGTAGCACACAGTAATAACATAAAGATAAAACAGGCTTTAATACTATTAGCTATATTCCTTATACTCCTATTACACATTTTGATTATTGAAACCATTATATTTCCTCCAGACGTGATAACCATTGCTCGTTTAAGGTTGTTATCAAAAGGTTTGAGCTGTTTATTTGTGTTTTAAGTGTAATAACCTTAGAAATAGGCAAATTACTTTCGATAGCTAAAATAAGCTTATCTTGAGGGTTAAAACTGTTAGCTTTAATTGAATTCAGATCTGTATCATAAAAAAGACCATGATAATAAATTACATATTTAAGCGCTTCCCCTTTTGTTTGCTTTTCTTTGTCTGTATTTTCTTTAGTGACTGCTATCGTTTTTGCTTTAGCTAACTCTGATACCTGTTTTGATTCTGCTGGCACACCCATAGATATTAAAGCCAAAATCAGCAGTGCAAAAAATGCCATAGATAAAGCAAGTGCTACTTCAGTCAGTGCTTGTGTTGTTGAATTTTCATGTTCTTTTAATTTAATAGCCACGACTAATCACTTATATATAACTTTAATATAAATGTGTTATGAAAAGCTTTGAGTGATTTTTAAAGATGTTAGAATTATTTTAGAGTTAATAGGTAGGTTATTTTCAAATATGGAAAAGGTTTGGTGTAAAACCAAACCTTTTATTTAAATCATGCTAGTGAGCAGATTTATTATTGACCTTTAATTTCGCTACGGCCTTTATAAGCAACTTTATCGCCTAAAGTACCTTCAATACGAAGTAGTTGGTTATATTTAGAAACACGGTCAGAACGACATAGTGAACCAGTTTTGATTTGACCTGCAGCAGTACCTACCGCTAAATCAGCAATTGTTGCATCTTCAGTTTCACCTGAACGATGTGAAATAACAACTGTAAAACCAGCATCTTTAGCCATTTTGATTGCTTCTAAAGTTTCAGTAAGCGAACCAATTTGGTTGAATTTGATTAAGATAGAGTTACCGATGTTTTCATCAATACCACGCTTAAGGATTTTAGTATTAGTAACAAATAAATCATCACCTACTAATTGTACTTTCTCACCGATTTTATCAGTTAAGATTTTCCAACCAGCCCAATCACTTTCGTCTAAGCCATCTTCAATTGAAACAATTGGGTGGCGCTCAGAAAGACCCGCTAAGTAATCAGCGAAACCAGCTGAATCAAATACTTTACCTTCACCTTTAAGGTCGTATTTACCGTCTACGAAGAATTCAGGTGCAGCACAATCTAATGCTAATGTGATATCTTTATTCATTTCGTAACCAGCAAGTGTTACAGCTTCAGTAATGATAGCAAGTGCTTCTTCATTTGATGCTAAATCTGGTGCAAAACCACCTTCATCACCAACTGCAGTGCTTAAACCACGATCACTTAATACTTTTTTAAGTGTATGGAAAATTTCAGCACCCATACGTAAAGCTTCAGTGAAAGTTGATGCGCCTACTGGCTGGATCATGAACTCTTGAATATCAACGTTGTTATCAGCATGCTCACCACCGTTGATGATATTCATCATAGGTACTGGCATAGAATATTGGCCTGAAGTGCCATTTAAATCAGCGATATGTTCGTAAAGCTCAACACCTTTATCAAGTGCTGCAGCTTTAGCAACTGCTAATGACACAGCTAGAATAGAGTTTGCGCCAAATTTTTCTTTATTTTCTGTACCATCAAGCTCAATCATAATGGCATCAATTTTAGCTTGCTCAACTGGATTCTGACCAATTAAAGCTTGGCCAAGTTCGCCATTAATGTAATTTACTGCTGTTAGAACACCTTTGCCTAAATAACGTGATTTATCACCATCGCGTAATTCTAATGCTTCACGGCTACCTGTTGATGCGCCAGATGGTGCACATGCACGGCCCCAAAGACCGTTATCTAAATGTACATCTGCTTCAACAGTTGGATTACCGCGTGAATCCATTATTTCACGACCAATGATTTTTACTATTTTTGACATTTTAGTTCCTCTTCCCAATGATAGTTTTAGTAATTCGTGGATATTAATACTCATTCAATAGAACAGTATTAATTTTTAGCAATAAAAAAGCCGTGTCAATGCACGGCTTCTATTATGTCATTACGATGGTAATGATGATTTTTGATATTCTTTGGCTGCTGCAACAAAACCTTCAAATAATGGGTGTCCATCACGAGGCGTTGAAGTGAACTCAGGGTGGAACTGAGCAGCAATAAACCAAGGATGATCTTTATTTTCAATGATTTCTACTAATTTTTTATCTTCAGATAAACCAGTGAAAGCAAGACCAGCCGCTTCTAACTTTTCAATGAAGTTATTGTTAACTTCATAACGATGACGATGACGCTCAAATATTTCATCTGAACCGTATACTTCACGTACTTTAGAACCCGGCGTTAAATGACATTTTTGCGAACCTAAACGCATCGTGCCACCTAAATCAGACGCTTCATCACGTTGCTCAACTTTACCTTCTGAATCTAACCATTCAGTGATAAGGCCTACAACTGGTGCGCTAGAGTTTGAATCAAACTCCGTTGAGTTTGCATCTTCAAGACCTGCAACATTACGTGCGTACTCAATTAAAGCAACCTGCATACCTAAACAGATGCCTAAGTAAGGTACTTTATTTTCACGCGCGTATTGTGCTGTACGGATTTTACCTTCAACACCTCGGCCGCCAAAACCACCTGGTACAAGTATCGCGTCTAAACCAGCTAATACCTCTACGCCTTTGCTTTCTACGTCTTGAGAGTCAACATATTGAATGTTAACTGTGACGCGGTTTTTAAGACCTGCGTGTTTTAATGCTTCATTTACTGATTTATATGCATCTGGTAATTCAATGTATTTACCAACCATACCAATCGTTAATTCTGTTGTTGGGTTAGACTCTTGATAAAGAACCTGTTCCCACTCTTCAAGATTTGCTTCTGGACAATCTAAATGGAAGCGACGACATACTAAATCATCTAACCCTTGAGATTTTAATAATGCTGGAATTTGGTAAATGCTCGGTACATCTTTTAATGAGATAACCGCTTTTTCTTCAACATTAGTAAATAATGAAATCTTAGCGCGTTCATTTGCAGGAATTGTGCGATTTGAACGACATACCAATACGTCAGGTTGAATACCTATTGAACGAAGCTCTTTTACAGAGTGTTGCGTTGGCTTAGTTTTAAGTTCACCAGCAGCACCTAAGTAAGGTAGTAGTGTTAAATGCATGAATAATGCAGATTCACGACCTAGTTCAGTACCCAATTGACGAATTGCTTCAAGGAAAGGAAGTGATTCAATATCACCTACTGTACCGCCAATTTCTACCATAGCAATATCATAACCTTCAGCACCTTCAATTACGCGACGTTTGATGTCATTTGTAATATGCGGGATCACTTGGATGGTAGCACCTAAGTACTCACCTTTACGCTCACGACGTAAAACATCTTCAAATACACGGCCTTGTGTAAAGTTGTTTTTCTTAGTCATTTTGGTGCGAATAAAACGTTCGTAGTGACCTAAATCTAGATCTGTTTCTGCACCATCTTCTGTAACAAAAACCTCACCGTGTTGAATTGGACTCATAGTACCAGGGTCAACATTGATATATGGGTCTAGTTTTAGAATTGTCACTTTTAAGCCGCGCGCTTCTAAAATTGCAGCTAATGATGCAGCAGCAATACCTTTACCCAAAGATGAAACAACGCCACCCGTTACGAAGATAAATTTTGTACTCATGAGAACCCTAAATGTGAGAAAAAACGAAATCAAGACGGGAAAAAATTATACTAAAAAGCTCGTCTTTTCTCAATGAGAATTATAAAAAATATGATTATTTCTTTTTCTCATTTATCTTCACTTGATCCCATGCTTGCTCCATCTGCGCCAATGTAGCATCTTCAAATTTAATCTTGTGATTATTAAGGTGATATTCCACTTGCATAAACCTATTAGTAAACTTTTGATTTGCTTGACGCAATAATTGCTCAGGGTCTCGTTTTGCATGTCTGGCAACATTTACTAAGGCAAACATTAAGTCACCTATTTCTTCTGCGGTTTTATCTGAGTTTGAATCTAATTCTAACTCTTCCTCTACTTCTATGACTTCTTCTTTTACTTTTTCCCATGCACCAGATATTTCAGGCCAATCAAACCCAATATGGGCAACACGTTTTTGTATTTTATTTGCTTGGCTCAATGCTGGTAAGTTTTTAGGAATATCAGCTAAAACAGAAATCGCCTCCCCTGCTTTAATCTGTCTTTCTTTGGCTTTCTCATTTTCCCAGTTTTGCTTTATTTTATGCTCATCTTCAAGTTTTTCTTCACCAAAAACATGTGGGTGACGACGTGTCAGTTTTTCACACACAGCATCAACAACACCATTAAAGTCAAAAAGCTTATCTTCAGTGGCCAATTGTGCATAAAAAACCACTTGGAATAACAAGTCACCTAGCTCCTTTTTAAGTTCATCCATATCCCCTTGCTCTATCGCATCGGCAACTTCATAAGCTTCTTCTATTGTATGTGGTACGATTGATTGATAGGTTTGTTTTAAATCCCATGGGCAGCCTGTATTAGGAGTACGAAGCTTCTGCATGATGTTAATTAAATTTTCTATTGACTGGCTCAAAGTTTATTACCTTCTAGATATGGAAAAGGCGAAGATATACTTCGCCTTTTCATATTATTTAGTTGTTATTAATGATGACGACTGGCTTCATATACGCCTTCAATTTGCTGTACTTTTGTCAAGACGCGATTCATTGTAGATAAATCTGTAATTTCAAGCTTCATATCAAATATCGCTAACTGCTTTTGCGGCTGGGTATTTAAGCTCATATTTAATACATTGATTTTTTCATTTGCCAATACCGAGCTAATATCTCGCATCAGTGCAGGTCTATCATTAGCCTCTATGCGTATTGTTAAAGCATAGCTTGTTTGCACATCTGCAGCCCAGCTAACATCGGTGACACGTTCTGGTGTTGAGTTACTTAGTTGAATAAATTGCTCACAGTCACTTCTATGAACCGCAATGCCTCTACCTAAGGTAATATAGCCTGATATCACATCACCTGGTACTGGTTGGCAACAACCAGCAACATGGCTCATTAAGCTGCCGACACCATCAACTATAATGCCGTTTTTATCACCTTTCGTTGATACTGCTTTATGGTGATGTTTAAATTTAGGGATATCATCTTTTATTTGTTTGCTTTGTAGGTAATTTATAAATTGCGCTAAACGCACATCACCCGCACCAATTGCAACTAATAACTCATCAACTTGATTGAAATTAAAACGCTTTACCGCCCCGTCTAATTCTTTAATAGTTAAATCATGTTTTACCAGTTCAGCATCTGCAATCTCTTTGCCTGCAGCTAAGTTTTTATCTCTATCTTGTTGCTTAAACCAATGATGTATTTTAGCGCGCGCCCTAGATGACTTGATATAACCAAGTGATGGGTTTAACCAATCTCTACTTGGGCTAGGCTCTTTTTTAGTGAGGATCTCTATTTGATCTCTCGTCACTAACTGATGCGTAAATGGCACTATTTTGCCAAATATTTTAGCGCCTATACATCTATGACCGACATTAGAATGAATATAATAAGCAAAATCTAGTGGCGTAGACCCCATAGGTAAATCAACAATATCACCGGAAGGGGTAAATACATAAGCACGGTCTTCAATAACTTGATTTTTTAGCTCTTCAGCAAGTTCTTGATCATCGGCAAGACTTGAATCATCAACGACTTCTTCTTGCCATTGTAATAAAGAGCGTAACCAATTTATTTTTTGATCATACCCTGATTTTTTACTTGGTAA is a genomic window of Pseudoalteromonas sp. '520P1 No. 423' containing:
- the eno gene encoding phosphopyruvate hydratase; the encoded protein is MSKIVKIIGREIMDSRGNPTVEADVHLDNGLWGRACAPSGASTGSREALELRDGDKSRYLGKGVLTAVNYINGELGQALIGQNPVEQAKIDAIMIELDGTENKEKFGANSILAVSLAVAKAAALDKGVELYEHIADLNGTSGQYSMPVPMMNIINGGEHADNNVDIQEFMIQPVGASTFTEALRMGAEIFHTLKKVLSDRGLSTAVGDEGGFAPDLASNEEALAIITEAVTLAGYEMNKDITLALDCAAPEFFVDGKYDLKGEGKVFDSAGFADYLAGLSERHPIVSIEDGLDESDWAGWKILTDKIGEKVQLVGDDLFVTNTKILKRGIDENIGNSILIKFNQIGSLTETLEAIKMAKDAGFTVVISHRSGETEDATIADLAVGTAAGQIKTGSLCRSDRVSKYNQLLRIEGTLGDKVAYKGRSEIKGQ
- a CDS encoding CTP synthase, with amino-acid sequence MSTKFIFVTGGVVSSLGKGIAAASLAAILEARGLKVTILKLDPYINVDPGTMSPIQHGEVFVTEDGAETDLDLGHYERFIRTKMTKKNNFTQGRVFEDVLRRERKGEYLGATIQVIPHITNDIKRRVIEGAEGYDIAMVEIGGTVGDIESLPFLEAIRQLGTELGRESALFMHLTLLPYLGAAGELKTKPTQHSVKELRSIGIQPDVLVCRSNRTIPANERAKISLFTNVEEKAVISLKDVPSIYQIPALLKSQGLDDLVCRRFHLDCPEANLEEWEQVLYQESNPTTELTIGMVGKYIELPDAYKSVNEALKHAGLKNRVTVNIQYVDSQDVESKGVEVLAGLDAILVPGGFGGRGVEGKIRTAQYARENKVPYLGICLGMQVALIEYARNVAGLEDANSTEFDSNSSAPVVGLITEWLDSEGKVEQRDEASDLGGTMRLGSQKCHLTPGSKVREVYGSDEIFERHRHRYEVNNNFIEKLEAAGLAFTGLSEDKKLVEIIENKDHPWFIAAQFHPEFTSTPRDGHPLFEGFVAAAKEYQKSSLPS
- the mazG gene encoding nucleoside triphosphate pyrophosphohydrolase — translated: MSQSIENLINIMQKLRTPNTGCPWDLKQTYQSIVPHTIEEAYEVADAIEQGDMDELKKELGDLLFQVVFYAQLATEDKLFDFNGVVDAVCEKLTRRHPHVFGEEKLEDEHKIKQNWENEKAKERQIKAGEAISVLADIPKNLPALSQANKIQKRVAHIGFDWPEISGAWEKVKEEVIEVEEELELDSNSDKTAEEIGDLMFALVNVARHAKRDPEQLLRQANQKFTNRFMQVEYHLNNHKIKFEDATLAQMEQAWDQVKINEKKK
- the relA gene encoding GTP diphosphokinase, which translates into the protein MVSIRQSHINDDTETHWLELIDLNDEQLDAMRLAIEFCQDLDENLPFEQSKEMVEILAELNMDPETLATAYLTPLYLRKVITIEDVEEKLGKSLATLLKGVFQMATISTLAHQNKGTIQIDNIRRMLLAMVEDVRAVVIKLAEQVCHLRSVKNASEEERVIAAKETSSIFAPLANRLGIGQIKWELEDLSFRYLHPEYYKKIAKLLDDKRLDRESYMTNMVASIQSKLDEANVDAQVEGRPKHIFSIYKKMYKKNYDFEQLFDIRAIRVVVDHIQDCYAALGIVHTNWQHLHKEFDDYVATPKPNGYQSIHTVVLGPEGKTVEVQIRTQGMHEDAELGVAAHWKYKEGSLPSKKSGYDQKINWLRSLLQWQEEVVDDSSLADDQELAEELKNQVIEDRAYVFTPSGDIVDLPMGSTPLDFAYYIHSNVGHRCIGAKIFGKIVPFTHQLVTRDQIEILTKKEPSPSRDWLNPSLGYIKSSRARAKIHHWFKQQDRDKNLAAGKEIADAELVKHDLTIKELDGAVKRFNFNQVDELLVAIGAGDVRLAQFINYLQSKQIKDDIPKFKHHHKAVSTKGDKNGIIVDGVGSLMSHVAGCCQPVPGDVISGYITLGRGIAVHRSDCEQFIQLSNSTPERVTDVSWAADVQTSYALTIRIEANDRPALMRDISSVLANEKINVLNMSLNTQPQKQLAIFDMKLEITDLSTMNRVLTKVQQIEGVYEASRHH